One window of Clarias gariepinus isolate MV-2021 ecotype Netherlands chromosome 21, CGAR_prim_01v2, whole genome shotgun sequence genomic DNA carries:
- the LOC128509677 gene encoding alpha-1-antiproteinase-like, whose translation MEWRVLCLWCCLYLALIYTGANGCLEQQSVFDGDKSKIQALSKVNSDFAFRLYKIVVSGGQSQNVFFSPLSVSTALAALSLGAGGETHQQLFSGLGFNGSVFTSQEMHLAFHDLMQNLNQRSGVDLDVGTAIYVNDTFKLYPEFLENLKRFYLSDGFSVDFTKTTETTNQINKYLNEKTHGKISNFIENLDSSTIMSLLSYIYFKSKWSIPFNPENTREDQFHVDKETTVPVQMMSMWGYFNSYYDQELSVRVLRLDYKDSFSMILALPDTNITHLEETLRPQHLTKWQKLMSVSEHRIYLPKLSLKTSYSLINILAGMGCKDMFTAKANFSGISDKNLLVSEVVHKATLDVDEAGTEATAVTEIEIIVGSSGRTVTLKFDRPFMSFIVDQKTNNVLFMGKIVNPANSRVKQQ comes from the exons ATGGAGTGGAGAGTCCTGTGTTTGTGGTGTTGCCTTTACTTGGCATTAATTTACACCGGTGCAAACGGATGTTTAGAACAACAGTCTGTCTTTGATGGCGATAAAAGTAAAATACAGGCATTGAGCAAAGTGAACAGCGATTTTGCTTTCCGTCTGTACAAAATCGTTGTGTCTGGTGGTCAGTCCCAGAACGTGTTCTTCTCTCCACTGAGTGTGTCCACAGCACTGGCTGCACTGTCTTTAGGAGCAGGTGGCGAGACTCATCAACAGCTTTTCAGTGGCCTCGGCTTTAATGGTTCTGTTTTCACGAGTCAGGAGATGCATCTAGCTTTCCATGATCTCATGCAAAACCTCAATCAGAGGTCAGGGGTTGACCTGGATGTGGGCACTGCCATCTATGTGAATGACACCTTTAAACTGTATCCTGAATTTCTGGAGAACCTTAAACGTTTTTATCTCTCTGATGGCTTCTCTGTTGATTTTACAAAGACCACTGAGACCACTAATCAGatcaacaaatatttaaatgaaaaaacacacgGCAAAATTAGCAATTTTATTGAAAATCTGGATTCAAGTACCATCATGAGTCTGCTCagctatatatattttaaaa GTAAATGGTCCATCCCATTTAACCCTGAAAACACTAGAGAAGACCAGTTCCATGTGGATAAAGAAACAACCGTTCCTGTTCAAATGATGTCTATGTGGGGATATTTCAACAGCTACTATGATCAGGAACTGTCTGTCAGAGTCCTTCGTCTAGATTATAAAGATTCATTCTCCATGATACTGGCTCTGCCTGATACAAACATTACCCATTTGGAAGAGACTTTGCGTCCACAGCACCTAACCAAGTGGCAAAAATTGATGTCAGTAAG cGAGCACAGAATCTATCTCCCTAAACTGTCCCTTAAAACTTCATATTCTCTAATCAACATTCTGGCTGGAATGGGGTGTAAGGATATGTTCACAGCTAAAGCTAACTTCTCAGGGATTTCTGATAAAAATCTGTTAGTTTCTGAG GTTGTACATAAAGCTACTTTAGATGTGGATGAGGCCGGAACCGAAGCAACAGCGGTGACTGAGATAGAAATAATCGTGGGTTCTTCTGGACGAACTGTAACACTGAAATTTGATCGCCCATTTATGAGCTTTATAGttgaccaaaaaacaaacaatgtcCTCTTCATGGGGAAAATTGTAAATCCAGCTAATTCCAGGGTCAAACAGCAATAA